In Toxotes jaculatrix isolate fToxJac2 chromosome 12, fToxJac2.pri, whole genome shotgun sequence, the following are encoded in one genomic region:
- the xrra1 gene encoding X-ray radiation resistance-associated protein 1, with the protein MNAASYKFDNGQSYPTKRFPARALGLLRRRKDGGGHWLVAYRKAEEQRYSNVHRRIKETHKKQKNIRAADTLHGNTLDGPLLLRLHCVDKPSELCSVDISEQELNSVKPEDLKVFDNVAYIDASINSLSLGSFSSFVSLRELNLSVNGICNMTFDAPDFPYLEVLDLSYNSLSADDIVSIGWLPRLKVLHLTGNQLHHLPPHLGFSNCESTQLPAKEEDTQFRALEVLMLDDNKLSSGVFSSLTNLKRLKYLNLQGNRISEIPYLQPAGFSKPVRTTEKQAEEDGPAYTEPDPDSGEDLKRISQEHHKEHCKVSSLPLSELQFLNLSDNKIAEEEALMAVALFPMLREIDIHSNPLTTQRSGDPPLLTYYLQERLGITIKRKKTQEVVKPPLKVSMDPKWKVQERIPKVSKKPLLMDAPCPVQTYEDEETEVTVKNTPESERKSSRDNIQENTEHFFVTQVADISDYEFDRRGDENEPENKARNEDDKFNCYKMLMDAKPDPDVVEPIGIQTAVRMLEHTLKNLNVYRDSKPKLDSIQMPYREREKRIKELPALKPIKQPSERVDEMIKELRESTTTREVALSSALHGAGVNEQEYKEALSLLRDMKMKYKMVHKKTMEQAASLESDGNTNLNGVQPPPVQML; encoded by the exons CATTAGGCCTGCTCCGTCGAAGGAAAGACG GGGGTGGTCATTGGCTTGTGGCTTACAGAaaggcagaggagcagaggtACAGTAATGTgcacagaagaataaaagagaCTCATAAGAAACAAAAGAACATCAGGGCAGCTGATACTCTTCATGGTAACACATTAGATGGGCCCTTACTG CTGCGGTTACATTGCGTTGATAAACCATCTGAGCTGTGCTCTGTTGACATCAGTGAACAGGAATTGAATTCT GTCAAACCAGAAGACCTCAAGGTGTTTGATAATGTAGCTTACATCGATGCTTCTATAAACTCCCTCTCTTTAG GTTCTTTCAGCAGTTTTGTGTCTTTAAGAGAACTCAATCTGTCTGTAAACGGGATTTGCAACATGACATTTGATGCCCCTGACTTCCCTTATCTCGAG GTTTTGGATTTGTCCTACAACAGTTTGTCAGCTGATGATATTGTTTCTATCGGCTGGCTCCCCCGTCTGAAAGTCCTTCATCTGACTGGAAATCAGCTTCATCATCTCCCTCCTCATCTGGGTTTTTCCAACTGTGAATCCACTCAGTT gCCAGCTAAAGAAGAAGACACACAATTTAGAGCTCTTGAAGTCCTGATGCTTGATGATAACAAACTGTCCTCTGGAGTCTTCAGCAGTCTGACAAACCTTAAGAG GCTAAAGTATTTAAACCTACAGGGGAACCGCATTTCTGAAATACCATATTTGCAGCCAGCAGGCTTTTCAAAACCTGTTCGAACTACTGAAAAGCAAGCTGAGGAAGACGGGCCTG CCTACACTGAACCAGATCCTGACAGTGGTGAAGATTTAAAGAGAATCTCACAG GAACATCACAAGGAGCATTGCAAAGTATCCAGTTTGCCGCTATCAGAGCTTCAGTTCCTCAATTTATCTGACAACAAG ATTGCAGAGGAGGAAGCACTGATGGCTGTCGCTCTTTTCCCGATGCTTCGTGAAATTGATATTCACTCCAACCCTCTGACCACACAGAGAAGTG GAGATCCACCCTTACTGACCTATTACCTCCAAGAGAGACTGGGGATAACAATAAAGCGTAAAAAGACGCAAGAAGTTGTGAAGCCCCCGCTGAAGGTGTCCATGGATCCAAAATGGAAG GTGCAAGAAAGAATCCCAAAGGTGTCAAAGAAGCCGTTGCTGATGGATGCTCCTTGTCCTGTACAAACTTATGAGGATGAGGAAACTGAGGTGACTGTCAAGAACACACCAGAATCtgagaggaagagcagcagagacaacaTCCAAGAAAATACAGAGCACTTCTTTGTTACTCAG GTAGCAGACATTTCTGATTATGAGTTTGATCGTCGAGGTGATGAGAATGAACCAGAAAATAAGGCGAGAAATGAGGACGACAAATTCAACTGTTACAAAATGTTGATGGATGCAAAACCAGACCCTGATGTGGTGGAGCCCATTG GAATTCAAACAGCTGTTCGGATGCtggaacacacactgaagaatCTTAATGTTTACAGAGACTCGAAACCAAAACTTGATAGCATCCAGATGccatacagagaaagagagaaaagg ATTAAGGAACTTCCAGCTTTGAAACCAATAAAGCAGCCGAGTGAAAGAGTTGATGAAATGATCAAGGAATTGAGAGAGAGTACAACGACAAGAGAAGTTGCCTTGA GCAGCGCCCTACACGGCGCAGGTGTTAACGAGCAAGAATATAAAGAAGCTTTATCGCTGCTGAGGGACATGAAGATGAAGTACAAGATGGTCCATAAGAAAACAATGGAACAAGCCGCCAGCCTTGAGTCTGATGGAAACACCAACCTAAATGGAGTTCAGCCTCCACCTGTGCAGATGCTCTGA